A single window of Camarhynchus parvulus chromosome 9, STF_HiC, whole genome shotgun sequence DNA harbors:
- the AHSG gene encoding alpha-2-HS-glycoprotein, protein MKALVALILLVQLPIHKAVPAAPPAPLGCDDPESEAAAEVAVNYINGHSHHGYKFALNRIEDIRVVPQGPNNDIIFLELDLLETTCPILSPTPLENCTVRSFAEHAVEGDCDVKLQKVNGILSVLASKCHSHADSSEDILKVCPDCSLLARMNDTEVLETVSAALNDYNSKTTDSYLRLLEIGRAKIQYQPGHVVVTEFAVGATNCSAQEAKANVGACQLLPEDQSNFGFCTAVMVKAPSQDLQVDCQLYGHQPGVTYGHPGQDTSAGLAPSAVGVTNHNLGLFHNNPVASESSSSEILRSMLSAKSLAKRAVAEAAQHDKVPRPVGFVPPPPPCPGRIRYFDI, encoded by the exons ATGAAGGCACTAGTAGCTTTAATACTGCTTGTTCAGCTTCCAATTCACAAAGCTGTACCagcagctccccctgctcccttGGGCTGTGATGACCCAGaatctgaagcagcagctgaagttgCTGTGAATTATATTAATGGCCACAGTCATCATGGATACAAGTTTGCCTTGAACAGAATCGAGGATATCCGCGTGGTACCCCAG gGGCCAAATAATGACATCATATTTCTTGAACTTGACTTACTGGAGACCACGTGCCCTATTCTCAGCCCTACACCTCTTGAAAATTGCACAGTGAGGAGCTTTGCAGAACAT GCAGTTGAGGGTGACTGTGATGTTAAACTGCAGAAGGTGAATGGGATATTATCTGTACTCGCTAGCAAATGCCACTCACATGCAG ACTCCAGTGAAGACATTCTCAAAGTCTGCCCTGACTGTTCACTGCTGGCAAGAATGAACGACACAGAGGTGTTAGAAACTGTGTCAGCTGCACTCAATGACTACAACAGCAAAACCACTGATTCTTACCTCAGACTCCTGGAGATTGGAAGAGCCAAAATACAG TATCAGCCAGGGCACGTTGTTGTTACTGAGTTTGCTGTGGGTGCCACGAACTGCTCTGCACAAGAAGCTAAAGCCAACGTGGGGGCttgtcagctgctgcctgaggaTCAGTCT AATTTTGGTTTCTGCACAGCAGTGATGGTAAAAGCTCCCTCACAAGACCTTCAGGTGGACTGCCAGTTGTATGGACATCAG cctggagttACCTACGGTCATCCAGGTCAAGACACATCAGCAGGACTGGCACCCAGTGCTGTGGGCGTCACAAACCACAATCTTGGGCTTTTCCACAATAACCCTGTTGCATCTGAATCCAGCTCTTCAGAAATTTTGCGTTCCATGCTCTCAGCAAAATCACTAGCAAAGAGAGCAGTtgcagaggctgctcagcaTGACAAAGTACCTCGCCCTGTTGGCTttgtgcctcctcctcctccctgccctgggaggatTCGCTATTTCGATATCTAG
- the FETUB gene encoding fetuin-B encodes MAWLAWVLFGMQVLCSCTAAPPAPGAGAALLCPRCDDAAVEAAADLALRHINADREEGYVLSLYRIVSAREQPQEITGSVFYLILDVVDTECHVLSKKLWKNCNTRPDHSTVYGQCKAIIYINQARNIAHLNTYECTLQPVPGKYIWSICPDCPIDASPTKPEYLEAAAQSLAKFNAESEQTHYFSVLNVTRASMQWVIGPARFVEFLIQETSCSKDDTVADISMCEPLPPEVAKIGFCKGSVVNSRAEQFVTISCEIYSQQEPATEEENQEANQTPGKSMQDQQASPSDANSFSPHLEKTVGWVKILPPSNEDITFHSLRESQNEHKDRKPVPPKAVESAHRCDGENTQVNKPDLTKPVTGPVILPFPEEPSLSDSCPGEAKHPEGILHPLITRKPTTV; translated from the exons ATGGCTTGGCTTGCTTGGGTGCTCTTTGGCATGCAGGTGCtttgctcctgcactgctgcccctccagccccaggagcaggggccGCCCTGCTGTGCCCCCGCTGCGATGACGCCGCAGTGGAGGCAGCTGCAGACCTGGCTCTGCGCCACATCAACGCTGACCGAGAGGAGGGCTACGTGCTCAGCCTCTACAGGATTGTCAGCGCCCGAGAGCAGCCCCAG GAGATCACTGGTTCTGTCTTCTATCTCATCTTGGATGTAGTAGATACTGAGTGCCATGTACTCAGCAAAAAGTTGTGGAAGAACTGCAACACCAGACCTGATCATTCAACT GTTTACGGTCAATGCAAAGCAATTATCTATATAAATCAGGCAAGAAATATTGCTCATCTGAATACTTATGAGTGCACTTTACAACCAG TTCCAGGCAAATATATTTGGTCAATATGTCCCGACTGCCCCATTGACGCTTCTCCAACCAAGCCTGAATACTTGGAGGCTGCTGCCCAAAGCCTTGCAAAATTCAATGCAGAGAGTGAACAAACTCATTACTTCTCTGTCCTCAATGTCACAAGGGCTTCAATGCAG TGGGTCATTGGTCCTGCACGTTTTGTGGAGTTTTTAATTCAGGAGACATCTTGCTCCAAAGATGACACGGTTGCTGACATCTCGATGTGTGAGCCACTTCCACCAGAAGTAGCT AAAATCGGTTTTTGCAAAGGCTCTGTAGTAAACAGTCGCGCGGAACAGTTTGTCACAATATCCTGTGAAATCTACAGTCAGCAG GAACCTGCCACTGAAGAGGAAAACCAGGAAGCTAATCAGACACCTGGAAAATCCATGCAGGATCAACAGGCTTCCCCTTCAGATGCCAATTCTTTTTCCCCACACCTGGAAAAAACAGTGGGCTGGGTTAAAATTCTACCCCCTTCAAATGAGGACATCACTTTCCATAGCCTACGAGAAAGTCAAAATGAACATAAAGACAGAAAGCCAGTTCCTCCTAAGGCTGTAGAATCTGCCCACAGGTGTGATGGAGAAAATACTCAAGTAAACAAACCAGACTTGACCAAACCAGTCACTGGACCAGttattctcccttttcctgaaGAACCTTCTCTGTCAGATTCATGTCCAGGAGAAGCAAAGCATCCAGAAGGCATCCTCCATCCTTTGATAACTAGAAAGCCTACCACAGTCTAG